The nucleotide sequence GGGATAAATGACCGGAGGTCGGTCGGGGAGGGCACACTACTCTAAGAGCCTTTTTAGGAGCATCCATTCTTTTTTGCTCCAAGCTGAGGGATTAGTCACAATGATGAGGGAACCTTTGTATATGATTACAAAATCCCTTAACGAGCTTAGGAACTTGACTATAGACTCAAAGCTGTTATACATAATAAGATATTCAAGACAATCGATTACTATAACTCCTTGTTGATTTATCATAGCAGTGGCACGTAGATACCTGTTCGCCAATTCAGCCATTTTTGCTAAATTGGTTGGGGATATTGTTTTCATGTTCTTTCCAGGTATGTTAGTTATAAAGTATGCTTCCCACTTCTCTGGCACATCTGAGATGTCCCTTAAGAATGCAAGAACTTCAAAATCTCTGATTGACTCCTTTATCTGTCTGTATTCACTTTCATCAACAATTAAAACCCCAGTATTCACTTCAATTTTCTGCTCATCATTATCTTTCTTAAGTAGCTCCCGAAATCTTTCAGTTCTGACGAATTGGATTATTGAATAGGAAGCCATAAATGTAAAAAACGCGCCTAAAATGAACCCGAAGGGAGCGAACCATTCCACTGGTCTTAAAAGTGGATAGTCCATTTCATGGACCCCATACAGCATTAAAGAAATTGCTAGTAGTCTTGCCTTTTTGTGATAAATCCTAGAAAGAGAAACTGTTAGGACACCTGCAAGGAATATGTAAAAACCGGAGAGTCCGTATGGAACTCCTATAGAGATCATCCATT is from Thermococcus paralvinellae and encodes:
- a CDS encoding DUF835 domain-containing protein, with protein sequence MNKLFLDIGRGLSLSIKLIAAGYLLYIFYTGNRRSALILALAWLSAAFSIIFDIIGIQDLNSIFEALFASLLFYGILRVSEEETFHPIPSEFYYVASVPLVMTLYLIGMTNLRDTSEWMISIGVPYGLSGFYIFLAGVLTVSLSRIYHKKARLLAISLMLYGVHEMDYPLLRPVEWFAPFGFILGAFFTFMASYSIIQFVRTERFRELLKKDNDEQKIEVNTGVLIVDESEYRQIKESIRDFEVLAFLRDISDVPEKWEAYFITNIPGKNMKTISPTNLAKMAELANRYLRATAMINQQGVIVIDCLEYLIMYNSFESIVKFLSSLRDFVIIYKGSLIIVTNPSAWSKKEWMLLKRLLE